The Euphorbia lathyris chromosome 4, ddEupLath1.1, whole genome shotgun sequence genomic interval tgtacattgcttattgtttttaccttattacattcagaaatttgtctagttcaaatgtaaacagattatgagcattggtctccaataaatttaaaatcattgatatacagaaattcttgttcatttgattattgttcattaccagattcattcgaagaagaaggcaaagagtgacatttacggttaaaaaaaatatcatctaaacaacaataacaagacattaaaataaaagaatctgtcatctaaaataaatctattgacatgattgattaagacctatgccatctgatacaagttactacgacagaaattattataaaaactgtcacTGCGAATACCAATACGCCAATTTCTCATATAGCTACTTGACATTTtcaattattagtatgtcatgtgatgataTTAAAGGTgatgttaataaataaaaagatgcatcgtaacaatattcatatgacagtacgctactaggctaatgtcatgtatagtatcttcaaatgacagaacctaaccgtcgtctgaaggtgcaacagACGGCAGCTAGCCCtatgacagatttatatctcgcgggacgacgaTTTTTAACCGTCATCTGAAGGGGGTTTTGGAGTAATGAATACAAATATGGGTCTCAGTTTGATATGGAAAATTCTACAACAAGTGTTATCAAGGAATTTGAAGGGAAAAGGAATGAGAATATGTTAAGAACATTTGATTGCCACATCAAATTTTTAATacttgataacatcgagatattatcccaaggaccaaaagggatattcacctcaaagtatgtcacgtagtgatccccaaagggatattcacctacaGGGCGAATCTTTCCATTCGTcgctataacggctggccgccaatttggccataaaagatcattaatgttattaattagctaaaccgTCAGGTTAAGGATAACTcgtaaccaccattaatgaagcattaatggagactttctagttacctgaaggttacaacttcccagctatatatagcccaatcccctaggctatcaaggtacacacacacacattctcatagcctctgtcaattcagtttgttttccttgaatcatcttactgactttggcatcggagcttccccccgtcgaacccaacgacgccccccacagggacggacgttgatcGGAATTTCTCCACTTGTTATCAATACTGTTCGTTTAAACTGATAATTAAAAGCACATCTCTAAACCAAGCATATGGACAATCAAGAATTAGAGTCTGTTTGTTTCAGCGATTGCTTTTAGCTTATTATGCACTattggtttaaaaaaaatctccaTCCCACCCTATATGATTCAAGGCCATGACTTTTCTAATCATAAGTATGTTCTCAACTACTGCGTTAAGAGCTTCACCATTGTCATATAAATAAGATTGATAAACAACTTTATTAACAATAATTACTTTTTATTCGAAACGGAAGGGTAAACTTGTCATTTTACGATAGAATTGTTCCTTATTCTTACAAACTCAATTTAATCATCATATGAAGGAACAATTCCATGAGATTTCATCTTACAAATCCAATATACAAAAGATTTTTCAGTGTTTCTAAACCCAAAAAATCCATGTTCTTTGCACTTATTCATAGAAGCAAAGAAATCAGCTCCTACAAAACTCATATCAACAAGCCACCATGCTCCAACTTTCTCAATTTCAGTAGCTACTAAATGTTTTTCCTCAACAATCTGATCCCAAACATCCCCCATGTTCTTCATCATCTCCCCCAAACTCAATCTATCTTCTTCAAATCCATAATTCTCAATCTTAAACTCATCTGCTAACACTTTCCATAAATGCTTCCATCTGAAAACATCTCCATTACTGCAATTGAAAGCTTCATTCTTCCCATTAGGATCAATTCCTGCCCAAATTTGCTGTTCAGCAATCAAATCTGCATCTGATACAAACCAATACCCTTCCCACGCTGCGTGATTCCCCGGAAAGATCAACGGAAGCCCTTGATGCTTACAAATTGCTGCATAAACACATAAAGTAGAAACCAAATTGATCAATGAAAAGGGGGAAAACCCAAATATTACCCCAGGTCTATGAATTGAATAAGTTAGGGTTTCTCTCTTGGACATTTCGTCGAACACTATGTCTTCGAGTGTGTGATAGAAATTTATAGCATCTAGCCGGGGAAGATCTTCGTGCCATGGACATTCATGTGGCTGGATTTTGCCGAATGACTCGAAAGGGCCGCAGTATTGTTTAATTCCGGTGACCAGGCTTATGTGCTGCAATTTTTCTGCATTTGGAATTACGGATTTCAGCACATTTTTCAGCATGGAGCCATTGATTTGGCAATTCTCAGCTTCGGTAGCTTTGCTTGCCCAAGCAACGTAGAAGATGTGTGTGATATCTCGGAGAGTTGAAAGCTTTTCAAGGGTTTCTTCTTCGTTTGAGACATCACATTGAATGTATTTGATCGGATGATCTGCCTGCCAGATTGGCTGTGGCCGGCGGCCAACTCCGTACACCTTCCAGGGGCCGCCGGGGGTATCTTTAAGAGGGAGGATCTCAGCCAGACTATTGCCGACGATGCCTGTGATTCCGATCACAAGGGCCACATTTTGGTTCTGTCTTGgtgcataattaaaaaaaatgtatattatgTTAGGCATTTACTAAGATGGTATAATATGATTTACATAACTCTGTGATTTTATATTGGAtaaggtgaaaaaaaaaaaatactcctGACTAGTAAACCTCTGATGtctaaaataatacaattttattcATAATATTGGcagtcaatagcaattttactcctaacgttgtcaagttggatcaattttagaaataattcatcaaattgtcttctcggtcataaattttacaaatcataaacatatgattagaagtgacaaaaatttaaaaatataatgtctATTTTACTAGTTGGacacaaaaaaattcaaaatattaacctctaattctattattaaatcacaaaaaatatgattttttttaaacaaactgatatgcaatttgtggatgataaaatatctatgttttaaaACAATGTCTGAAATTAACCTaatttgtcaacgttagggataaaattgctcttcactgctaatgttaagggtaaaattacaccattttaaacgttatgaTAAAATTGTTGCTAGCTGTAAAGGttatgagtatttttgcaccttttccttttatatatatacgaTTTTTTTATACGATTAAAACTTTTAGTAATATTTTGTTCATAAGAAACAACTTATAAATCATTATGTATTTCTATTTGGCAAAAAGCATTCTCAGATGTCAGGTGATGATTCCGATTTTGGTTGATTAAAGCTCTGGTTATATATTTCAACACATTATATTTAGAGGTCATAATTTTGTGTTTCATGTCAAAATCGTATCTTATTTGTATCGGATTAAACATATACTTTCTACATTAAGTAGTTGTAAACATTGAGTTCATTTTTAAAAAACATTACTCATTTTCATTCCGATTTAAAATCATAgtttcttaaaattaaaataaagttgttacaattttttttataaataagcGGACGAAAGAACTAATATCAAACTGGTAAAATACAAACTTAAAATGCGTATTAAATGAATAACGTTCTGTTAATCGAATTTTGTTCAAAGCtcacttttctttttctttttttttttataaactaaaagctcacttttctacaaaaaaaaaaaaaataaataaataaataaataaaagatcaaaagcCGTATAGAATCAAAATAATAACATTAATAAAggtttaataaaacaaaatttacTTGCCTTTGCAGCTTCAATGGCTCCTTTGGTCCAAAACTTCATTGAATTCATCTTCAGCtatacaaagagaaagagacacaaaaatgtaaacatatatacatatatatattattgtgaAATAATTGTTCAAATGTCACAATCTAAAAGTATCTTAGAAAATCtaacaaaaatattaataaaaaaaggctATATTACCATTGACTTTCgagaaatttaatttaatacgATCTCgtgttttattttacttttattttattctaattctaTTTTTATACTCATATAAAATCTTTGAAAATCtaacaaaatattaataaaaaaggcTATATTGCCATTGACtttggagaagtttaatttAATACGATC includes:
- the LOC136227781 gene encoding 3-oxo-Delta(4,5)-steroid 5-beta-reductase-like; translated protein: MNSMKFWTKGAIEAAKNQNVALVIGITGIVGNSLAEILPLKDTPGGPWKVYGVGRRPQPIWQADHPIKYIQCDVSNEEETLEKLSTLRDITHIFYVAWASKATEAENCQINGSMLKNVLKSVIPNAEKLQHISLVTGIKQYCGPFESFGKIQPHECPWHEDLPRLDAINFYHTLEDIVFDEMSKRETLTYSIHRPGVIFGFSPFSLINLVSTLCVYAAICKHQGLPLIFPGNHAAWEGYWFVSDADLIAEQQIWAGIDPNGKNEAFNCSNGDVFRWKHLWKVLADEFKIENYGFEEDRLSLGEMMKNMGDVWDQIVEEKHLVATEIEKVGAWWLVDMSFVGADFFASMNKCKEHGFFGFRNTEKSFVYWICKMKSHGIVPSYDD